The Sphingobacteriales bacterium genome has a segment encoding these proteins:
- the cmr6 gene encoding type III-B CRISPR module RAMP protein Cmr6 gives MNTNTNIGWYYYREYFNLTNLDKVIIDEAVANFEKKNKNITNTPFVVEPLYKASKGLILLRMETTYPGLLMGAGYAHEIKAEGELKLGLSFDHTTGLPYLPGSSVKGILRSAFPKWDSDPTTPENIKRAKNEYIYDYLQGQEANSEQKKQQVIAWEQYIFEGKILKQNNKDKAIQVPLYERFIFLDAYLEQGDAAGKILGTDAITPHIHKDKSYEEALLKNPVPVAFLKILPEVIICFPFQIPETIPKELELDEAKIRNLFINILKDFGVGAKTNVGYGNLKDLDESKKNETTTIQHRKQEQNPSISERLKAPSLPLSGSL, from the coding sequence ATGAACACAAACACAAACATCGGCTGGTACTACTACCGCGAATATTTCAACTTAACGAATCTAGATAAAGTTATTATAGATGAAGCGGTAGCTAACTTTGAAAAAAAGAATAAGAATATTACAAACACTCCTTTTGTAGTAGAACCACTTTACAAAGCGAGCAAAGGCTTAATCCTGCTTCGTATGGAAACCACCTACCCTGGCTTGTTGATGGGTGCAGGCTACGCCCACGAAATAAAAGCAGAGGGCGAACTAAAACTCGGACTTAGTTTTGACCACACTACGGGCTTACCCTACCTGCCCGGCAGCAGCGTAAAGGGTATTTTGCGCTCCGCCTTCCCAAAATGGGATAGCGACCCCACTACCCCCGAAAACATCAAACGAGCAAAAAATGAATATATCTATGACTATTTACAAGGGCAAGAAGCCAATTCTGAGCAAAAAAAGCAACAAGTTATTGCTTGGGAACAGTATATTTTTGAAGGAAAAATTTTGAAGCAAAACAACAAAGACAAAGCAATACAAGTGCCTTTGTATGAACGCTTTATTTTTTTAGATGCTTATTTAGAACAGGGCGATGCGGCGGGTAAAATATTGGGTACTGATGCCATTACACCGCATATTCACAAAGACAAAAGCTACGAAGAAGCACTCTTGAAAAATCCTGTACCAGTGGCTTTTTTAAAAATACTACCCGAAGTGATAATTTGCTTTCCGTTTCAAATACCCGAAACGATACCGAAAGAGTTGGAACTTGATGAAGCAAAAATCAGAAATTTGTTTATTAATATCCTCAAAGACTTCGGCGTAGGCGCAAAAACCAATGTAGGTTATGGAAATTTGAAAGATCTGGATGAATCAAAAAAAAATGAAACTACTACTATTCAGCATCGCAAACAAGAGCAAAACCCGAGTATATCAGAGCGTCTAAAAGCACCATCACTGCCACTGTCGGGTAGTCTCTAA
- the cmr4 gene encoding type III-B CRISPR module RAMP protein Cmr4 — translation MKYHFFVLRSLTNMHVGSGQSSYGIVDNIVQRDPLTNYPIIHSSSIKGAFRVWAEAQKVKEADINTIFGNKNNGNDDTSSRQPGSHIFFPARLLSYPMRSNMAHYFNVTSTEILKELNEDLQRFKVDLNHIKIQTDVSVEKNKPITDDISLQGANIESHLIVLQQQQHNISAADILGNKLVLMHSDNFKEIVSRLPIISRNHLENGMSKNLFYEEVVPRQSYFGFFIAAEQLHDIFKSNEPIQIGANATVGYGFCELKQISSPQNSQA, via the coding sequence ATGAAATATCATTTTTTCGTATTACGCAGCCTCACCAATATGCATGTGGGCAGTGGTCAATCTTCTTATGGCATTGTGGATAATATTGTGCAGCGCGACCCTCTCACCAACTATCCCATAATTCACAGTTCCAGTATCAAAGGTGCTTTTCGCGTTTGGGCAGAAGCACAAAAAGTAAAGGAAGCAGACATTAACACCATTTTTGGCAATAAAAATAACGGCAACGACGATACCTCCTCCCGTCAACCGGGTTCGCATATTTTTTTCCCTGCCCGCTTACTCAGTTATCCTATGCGCAGCAATATGGCGCACTATTTCAACGTTACTAGCACCGAAATTTTGAAGGAGCTAAACGAAGATTTGCAGCGTTTTAAAGTTGATTTGAATCATATCAAAATACAAACAGATGTAAGCGTAGAAAAAAACAAGCCCATTACAGATGATATCTCCCTGCAAGGTGCTAATATAGAATCGCATCTTATTGTATTACAGCAACAGCAACACAATATCAGCGCAGCCGATATATTGGGCAATAAATTGGTATTGATGCACTCCGATAATTTTAAAGAAATTGTGTCGCGCTTGCCCATTATTTCGCGCAACCACTTAGAAAATGGTATGAGCAAAAACCTCTTTTATGAAGAAGTAGTGCCGCGCCAGAGCTATTTTGGCTTTTTTATAGCGGCAGAACAACTGCACGATATATTCAAAAGCAACGAGCCTATTCAGATAGGAGCAAATGCCACCGTTGGCTATGGTTTCTGCGAACTTAAACAAATTTCTTCACCTCAAAACTCCCAAGCATAA
- the cas10 gene encoding type III-B CRISPR-associated protein Cas10/Cmr2, producing the protein MSHYLALTIGPIYKTLLKAHSTREIWMSSYFFSVLMEYLYAEAKKYGDIILPTPPTQAPADGAGIYPDRLLMILDEKHTGINARTDIIDPALNKLSKDIDISLQHLKSYVQIHPIILSEEQLKSIDFKEKSPIHRLNHLLDCAELNPHYARSADAAIDDLFNWKMAEALNKKAYGVGRKGFPSILEISAQAKYNELDAPLKKLLNRDAEDELLNIWIATLPTHSKYIAILRADGDNLGQYIGSLGEDIRAIKNLSQKISDYSVGLSEEINKFGAKCIYIGGDDLLCFAPLRNHEGKTVFELIDTINKNSHQSFNDINENNKNKLSLSFGLSITYYKYPMNEALQLSYSLLFEKAKKVSGKNALAYQVLQHSGQVRDIELSMEKEFRHFIKLLDNYKDKELLQSVIHKFMEDEVTIDACLNSEHRRTRLTAYFDNHYLMSDKMKQEQEVFVAAARDLTLELHQKTEKNTRTSLQVNTILRTLKFLKNDEAIPVQN; encoded by the coding sequence ATGTCACACTACCTCGCCCTCACCATAGGTCCCATCTATAAAACCCTGCTCAAAGCGCACAGCACCCGCGAAATATGGATGTCGAGCTATTTTTTCTCGGTACTGATGGAGTACCTATATGCCGAAGCCAAAAAGTACGGCGATATTATACTGCCCACGCCCCCCACTCAAGCCCCTGCCGATGGTGCGGGCATCTATCCCGATAGGCTCTTGATGATACTAGACGAAAAGCACACGGGCATCAACGCTCGTACAGACATCATCGATCCCGCCTTAAACAAATTGAGCAAGGATATTGATATTTCTTTGCAACACCTGAAAAGCTATGTGCAAATACACCCAATAATATTGAGCGAAGAGCAGTTGAAAAGCATAGATTTTAAAGAAAAAAGCCCTATCCACCGCCTCAATCACCTACTCGACTGTGCCGAACTCAACCCCCACTACGCCCGCAGTGCCGATGCTGCCATAGACGACCTTTTTAATTGGAAAATGGCTGAGGCACTCAACAAAAAAGCATACGGAGTAGGCAGAAAAGGCTTCCCCTCTATCCTTGAAATATCGGCACAGGCGAAATATAATGAATTAGATGCCCCTTTGAAAAAATTATTGAACAGAGATGCTGAAGATGAATTACTAAACATTTGGATAGCCACCCTGCCCACCCACAGTAAATACATCGCTATTTTGCGTGCCGATGGTGATAATTTAGGACAATATATCGGCTCTTTAGGGGAAGATATAAGAGCCATAAAAAATTTATCCCAAAAAATTTCCGACTATTCGGTAGGGCTGTCAGAGGAGATTAACAAGTTTGGTGCTAAGTGCATCTACATCGGTGGCGACGACCTGCTCTGTTTTGCACCCCTGCGCAACCACGAAGGAAAAACTGTGTTTGAACTGATTGATACTATTAACAAAAACTCTCATCAATCTTTTAATGATATAAACGAAAACAACAAAAATAAGCTATCGCTCTCCTTTGGCTTGTCTATCACCTACTACAAATATCCGATGAACGAGGCATTACAGTTGTCTTACTCCTTGCTTTTTGAGAAAGCCAAAAAGGTGTCGGGCAAAAACGCCCTTGCATATCAAGTGCTGCAACACAGCGGGCAAGTGCGCGATATTGAATTGAGTATGGAAAAAGAATTTAGGCATTTCATAAAGCTACTCGACAACTACAAAGACAAGGAACTCCTGCAATCTGTTATCCACAAATTTATGGAAGACGAGGTTACCATCGATGCTTGTTTGAATAGCGAACACCGCCGAACTCGCCTCACCGCTTATTTTGATAATCATTATTTGATGTCAGATAAAATGAAACAAGAACAGGAGGTTTTTGTAGCCGCTGCCCGCGACCTCACCCTGGAACTACACCAAAAGACAGAAAAAAATACCCGCACTTCATTGCAAGTGAATACCATTTTACGAACCCTAAAATTTTTAAAAAATGACGAAGCAATACCTGTTCAAAATTAA
- a CDS encoding NYN domain-containing protein: MIALTNSQQTPIVRVAIFIDYDNFSINFKEHFSPFHVTKSVWAALNELLLKYYKENFLEEYEQLKHVGTWLCVAPHDSTEGIEEKHNTFDYIDRLPGNIMKYGTRVYITSPEGKKGTREKGVDTEIVCQMLMGAFQDHYDTVVLCSDDNDYIPAVKRLQDVFGKPVIQAGFNSRSNLRAMCYGHITLEDKEDNFWLYLRNLFYILAGGGDLEMEEIVAIAKANKVPVKDKKLTWGAKLSDYTKELENKAHIYLGIELTEDIEPPKHYIGIDHHNERVHKRSALEQVAKYLGITLDRRQQLIAANDMGYIPAMKKLNATVEEIADIRRADRAAQGISEADERAAEKAIATHLSISPNGMAIIRALSNKFAPITDALYEQYSELLIHTADELTYYGKRAAELAKVYAHLIKQRQAYVGSGYFGIARGVFAEADLLRIVEHIAAG, translated from the coding sequence ATGATAGCTCTAACAAACTCCCAACAAACTCCCATTGTTCGCGTAGCCATTTTTATTGACTACGACAATTTTAGCATCAATTTTAAGGAGCATTTTAGCCCCTTCCATGTTACCAAAAGTGTGTGGGCGGCATTAAATGAACTCTTGCTCAAATATTACAAAGAAAATTTTTTGGAGGAGTACGAGCAATTAAAACATGTAGGCACTTGGCTCTGTGTGGCTCCGCACGACAGCACCGAAGGCATTGAAGAAAAACACAATACTTTTGATTATATAGACCGATTGCCGGGCAATATAATGAAATACGGAACGCGGGTATATATTACCTCGCCCGAGGGCAAAAAAGGAACCCGCGAAAAAGGCGTAGATACCGAAATTGTGTGCCAGATGCTGATGGGTGCTTTTCAGGATCATTATGATACAGTTGTTTTGTGCAGCGATGATAACGACTATATCCCTGCGGTAAAGCGCTTGCAAGATGTATTTGGAAAGCCCGTAATTCAGGCGGGTTTTAATTCACGATCCAACTTGCGGGCGATGTGTTATGGGCATATTACATTAGAAGACAAAGAAGATAATTTTTGGCTCTACCTGCGCAATTTATTCTATATATTAGCGGGCGGCGGCGATTTGGAAATGGAAGAAATTGTGGCTATCGCCAAAGCCAATAAGGTGCCTGTGAAAGACAAAAAATTGACTTGGGGAGCTAAATTGAGCGACTATACCAAAGAGTTGGAAAACAAGGCACACATCTATCTCGGCATTGAACTGACGGAGGACATCGAGCCGCCCAAGCACTATATCGGCATTGACCACCACAACGAGCGCGTACATAAAAGAAGTGCACTGGAACAGGTGGCAAAATATTTGGGCATCACCTTAGACCGCCGCCAGCAACTCATCGCCGCCAACGACATGGGCTATATTCCGGCTATGAAAAAACTCAACGCCACCGTCGAAGAAATCGCCGACATTCGCCGCGCCGACCGCGCTGCCCAGGGCATCAGCGAAGCTGACGAGCGAGCAGCCGAAAAAGCCATTGCCACCCACCTCAGCATCAGTCCCAACGGAATGGCAATTATTCGTGCTTTGAGCAATAAATTTGCGCCCATCACCGATGCACTCTACGAACAATACAGCGAACTGCTTATTCATACTGCCGATGAACTCACCTACTACGGCAAGCGAGCGGCAGAATTGGCAAAGGTATATGCCCACCTCATCAAGCAGCGGCAAGCTTATGTGGGTAGTGGCTACTTTGGTATTGCGCGGGGTGTTTTTGCCGAAGCCGACTTATTGCGCATCGTGGAGCACATTGCCGCCGGTTAA
- a CDS encoding DUF4407 domain-containing protein → MENNIFYGSEESSAIHSEAKSASSSNFSNPNPTFSTMNNDNIGSSQPQQPHHHTDDLYSHEVRKLGAITRFLAWCGGSDLSILSRCPESVVNFHLSTGLVVCIAALFASLSMSYALHHIFSASLNNYQIGALALLWGFFIFTLDRYIVSGVDKNVPFVQQLKSAAPRIAIAIILSLIISKPIELYIFGSRIDAQVQQNEMNSKQTQRTQVDNIYSLDKKQNDLRQEEANLNNLQAEAQGEPNSTEYLSKKREYENCRKEFDNLKVQNKGAIERKEGELKTIRNNPENYTMSESGKTMFVNDGLRARANALKADIAALKNELGVKEKACGTLQNEMNEMKHTYQTQQKEAAERHQIVLQGKQKEYEMARAQHDSTTVKVESINERAFGYNLVTRIEAMHDLTKENRTMLFISLALWILFLIIELAPILVKLMTATSYYDRLKAHRDREMDSDLESKSHQHNIDRSYNLIRYESTEVQRLRIHEAAVQMQAFKKYAEQMEQAQSHLLQLVERWMEQMMRTKDPKKQELLLQKLDSLIESYFKNFDQAKTAFDSDYPKFR, encoded by the coding sequence ATGGAAAATAATATTTTCTATGGTTCTGAGGAGTCGTCTGCCATACACTCCGAAGCCAAATCCGCCTCTTCTTCTAATTTTTCTAACCCAAACCCCACCTTTTCTACTATGAATAACGATAATATTGGTTCGTCCCAACCTCAACAACCCCACCACCACACCGATGACCTTTATAGCCATGAAGTACGCAAGCTCGGCGCAATCACTCGCTTTTTGGCTTGGTGTGGCGGCTCCGATTTGAGTATTTTGAGCCGCTGCCCCGAAAGCGTAGTGAATTTTCATTTATCCACCGGGCTTGTCGTTTGCATTGCTGCTTTGTTTGCATCTTTAAGTATGAGCTACGCCTTGCATCATATCTTTTCCGCCTCCCTCAACAACTATCAAATAGGCGCGTTGGCTTTGCTCTGGGGCTTTTTTATCTTCACCTTAGACCGCTACATTGTGTCGGGTGTTGATAAAAATGTACCTTTTGTGCAACAACTCAAAAGTGCAGCACCGCGTATAGCGATTGCCATTATTTTGTCGCTTATCATCAGCAAGCCCATAGAGCTGTATATTTTCGGCAGCCGAATAGATGCACAGGTGCAGCAGAATGAAATGAACAGCAAACAAACACAGCGAACACAAGTGGATAATATATATAGTTTGGATAAAAAACAAAATGACTTACGGCAAGAAGAGGCAAATTTGAACAACTTGCAGGCGGAGGCGCAGGGCGAGCCGAACAGCACCGAATACCTCAGCAAAAAACGCGAATACGAAAATTGCCGCAAAGAATTTGATAATTTGAAAGTGCAAAACAAGGGAGCTATTGAACGCAAAGAAGGCGAACTCAAAACGATTCGTAACAATCCCGAAAACTATACAATGAGCGAAAGCGGAAAAACAATGTTTGTCAATGATGGCTTGCGGGCGCGTGCCAATGCTTTGAAAGCAGATATAGCGGCTCTGAAAAACGAGCTTGGTGTGAAAGAAAAAGCCTGCGGAACGCTGCAAAATGAAATGAACGAAATGAAGCACACCTACCAAACACAGCAAAAGGAGGCGGCAGAACGCCACCAAATTGTGCTGCAAGGCAAGCAAAAAGAGTATGAAATGGCGCGGGCGCAACACGACTCTACCACAGTGAAAGTAGAAAGTATCAATGAGCGGGCTTTTGGATATAATTTGGTGACGCGCATAGAGGCAATGCACGACCTCACTAAGGAAAACCGCACTATGCTCTTTATATCGCTTGCTTTGTGGATATTGTTTTTGATAATAGAGTTGGCTCCGATTTTGGTAAAATTAATGACAGCAACCTCCTATTACGACCGCCTCAAAGCCCACCGCGACCGCGAAATGGACAGCGACCTCGAAAGCAAAAGTCACCAACATAACATCGACCGCAGCTACAACCTCATTCGCTATGAGAGTACGGAAGTGCAGCGTTTGCGCATACACGAAGCGGCAGTGCAGATGCAAGCCTTTAAGAAATATGCCGAACAGATGGAGCAAGCCCAAAGCCACCTGTTGCAGTTGGTGGAACGCTGGATGGAGCAAATGATGCGTACCAAAGACCCCAAAAAGCAGGAATTATTGTTGCAGAAATTAGATAGCTTGATAGAGAGTTATTTCAAAAACTTCGACCAAGCTAAAACTGCTTTTGACAGCGACTACCCGAAATTCAGGTAA